The Streptococcus viridans genome contains the following window.
TGCCAGCCTTCGATCAGGTAGGAGTCGATTCGGTATTTTTTTTGATGAAGTTTTTTAACTTTTTTGATCCCATTATTGGACTTAGAGGTTATAATATTCATAAGACTATTATACCACATTCACAGGAGGAGCTTCTCCGTCCTGAGTAGGAATTCAAGCACAAGGAGAACAAGCATGCAAAAAGTTGAAATGACGGCCCAAGGTCGGGTTCAAGGTGTTGGCTTCCGTTGGGGAGTTTATAGCTTAGCATTAGAAATTGGAGGTATTACAGGTCGGGTCTGGAACAATGATGACGGAACGGTCACTATCCTTGCCGCCTGCGCAGACAATGCCCGCATGGCTAAATTTATCCAAGAAATACGAAAAGGTCCTACTCCTTTTTCAAAGGTTTCTTATCTAGACGTCCATCTGGCAAACTTCGAACCCTACAAAGATTTTAAAATTTCAAATTAAGTCTAGAGAACTATTGTTAATTTGATAAAAAAACAGTAGAATAGAAAGGTATTATTTAAAATTAAAGGATTATAACTCGTGAAAAAATATAAACGTTATCTACTTGCTGTTCTCAGCTTGTCAGCCCTCCTCCTCTTAACAGGATGTGTCAGCATCGACAAGACAACCAAACAACCAACCGGTTTCGTCTGGAATCTCCTTGGAAAACCGATGGGGGAAGCCATCAATTTCTTTGCGACAGATCTTGGCCTCGGCTTTGGTCTAGGGATTATCCTCGTAACAGTGATTGTTCGTGTCATCATCTTCCCACTAGGTATTTATCAATCATGGAAGGCAACCTACCAGTCTGAGAAGATGAACTACCTCAAACCAATCTTTGCGCCGATCCAAGAACGCATCAAAAATGCGGAGACTCAAGAAGAGAAATTATTGGCCAACTCTGAATTGATGGATGCTCAAAAAGCAAATGGTGTCAGCCCATTCGGCGGCATTGGCTGTTTGCCTTTGTTGATTCAAATGCCTTTCTTCTCTGCCCTTTTTTATGCAGCTCAATACACTCCTGGTATTAGCAAGGACTCTTTCCTTGGCATTGGTCTCGGTTCAAAAAGTCTTGCTTTAACCTTAGTTGTTGCTGTTCTTTACTACATTCAAAGTATGCTCGCTCTCCATGGTATCGAAGATGAAAACCAAAGAGAAACTATGAAGAAAACAGCTCTCGTAAGTCCAATTATGATTGCCGTCTTCTCTTTGATTTCACCAGCTGGTGTCACTCTCTACTGGGTAGTCGGTGGTTTCGTACAGATTATCCAACAATTTGTCATCAACTACCTCATCCGTCCAAAATTGCGGAAACAAGTTGCTGAGGAATATAAAAACAACCCTCCAAAAGCTCCAGCATCCAATGGACGTCGCGTTAAAAAAGATATCACACCTACTAATCCAACCAATGCGAATCGTTCCCTTCCAACTAACGGAAACAAAAAACGAAACGCTGGAAAACAACGCAATCGTAACTAATACTAGTAAAAAGGCCGAGATATCATCTCGGCCTTTTCCATTACTACAAAAAAAGAGAGTGGTTCATTCTCATATAATAATAGATACAAACTATTGTTTTACATAAAACAGTTAGATGATTATCAAAAAATGACTTTTATTTTTTAGTTATTTAAGAAGATGAAAAACTTTCCGCTGTGAGAAAAGTGCCTGAAACTATTTTGTTTCAGGCACTTGGGAGTTTTGAGAGTAAAACAGTTTGGGGAACTGTTTTAGCCTGAGCCTGGAAATTAAAGAGCGAAGGTCTCAAAACTAAGTCATGGAACTTCTTCGAAGTTCGCTGACGTCCGTACTCACCTAAGGAAAGTTTTTCAGAAGACTTCATCTTCAAAAAAAAAATGAGAGTGACTCACTCTCATTTTTTATTCTGTTTTTTCCACATTCAAGATTTTCACTTGGTAGCTTCCTGCTGGAGTTTCAATCGTCACAGTGTCCCCTGTTTTCTTACCAATTAAGGCATGACCGATTGGACTTTCATTTGAGATTTTACCAGCAAAAGCATCCGCTCCAGCTGAACCAACAATAATGTAAACATCCTCTTCGTCTTCGCCAATTTCTTGAACAGTAACGGTTTTTCCAATCGCTACTTCATCAACAGCGACAGCATCGCTGTCGACAATTTCAGCATAACGAATCTTTGTTTCTAGGCTTGAGATTTGTCCTTCAACAAAAGCCTGTTCGTCTTTAGCTGCTTCGTATTCACTGTTTTCTGAAAGGTCTCCGTAAGAACGAGCAATTTTAATCCGCTCTACAACTTCTGGACGACGAACTAATTTCAACTCTTCTAATTCAAGTTCTAATTTTTGCTTTTCAGCTAGGGTCATTGGATAGGTTTTTTCTGCCATATTTCTTTCTCTTTTCTATATATTTTTTCGAACTAAAAAGGTGTGGCATGCCACATCCTCCTTAGTTTGAGCTGCTTTCTGTTAATTTGCTATTCACGTGTTCTTCCACGTTTTTAGTGTGTTCCTCATAAGTTTTTGCAAAATAGACTTCCCCAGTCTCTACATTTGCTACAAAGTAGAGGTAGTCTGTCTTGCTTGGGTTAACGGCTGCTTCAATTGCAGATACCCCTGGACTATCTACTGGACCAGGCATCAAACCAGTATTCTTGTAGATATTATAAGGTGAATCGATATTGGTGTCAATCGTTGCGTCTTCTTTTAGTGTCGTCTTCTTGCCTAATTGGCCTTGTGCGTACAAGATGGCAATATTACTTTGAAGAGGCATATCTTGATTCAAACGGTTATAAAAGACGCTTGCAATATCCTTGCGATCTTTATCAGTAGCACCTTCTTTTTCAATCAAAGAAGCCAGTGTCAATGCCTCATTGACATCAATATTTTTAGCTTCCATGGTGTCATAGTAGGCTGAAAGATTTTGGTCCATTGCAGCTAACATCTGGTCTACAAGATCTTCCATTTTACTATCTTTTCCATAGCCATAAGTAGCTGGGAAGAGATATCCCTCCAAGCGGTAGCGTACGCCACTTTCTTTGGACGGCAAGGTTGCTAATAACTTAGGATACTTGGCTACCATCTTTTCAATAAAGGCATCATCTTGGATGATTTTTAGGAATTCTTCTTGCGTATACGGAGTCTTGGCACCAGATTTGGAGCTTGCATCTACAGAAACCACTTCCGCGATTTGATCAATCGTGTAGCCCTCAGGAATGGTAATTTTTCCTAAGACTGGTGGTTCCGGAGTTTTTGTTCCTTGCTCTTGCAATTTTTGAATAATGGTATCGAGATCCATACTCTTTTGAAGATTGAAATAACCGGATTGGAAGTTCCCATAATTCTTGAACTTGGTGTAATAGTTGAAGAACTGGCCATTCTTAATCAAGCCTTTTTTCTCCAAAATAGTCCCAATTTCACGATTGCTAGAACCAGCAGGAATTTCAACGGTTACAAACTCTGTAGCCTTGGCATCCATAGCGTTTAAGTTAGATTGAACATAGGTCACTGCAAAAATTCCAGTTGCAACCATTAAGACAAAAAGAATTCCTAGAACTGTCAAGACGATCCGCTTCGCAATGGTATTCTGTTTTTTCTTTTTCTGAACGCGTTGGTCACGATCCTTGCGCGAAACACTAGATACCGGTGTTTCTTTTCTCGAAACAGCCACAGGCTGACTTGAGCTTTCTGCTTCTCGAGTTGGCTCTTCGATTGGTAGAGGTGTTTCTTCTTGGTTTTCTTCGGCTACTTCCTGAATTGCAGGGACCTCTGTAACCTCTGGTACTTCTACTCTTTCTACTTTCTCTGGAATCTCTACTATTTCCTGAACCTCGGGCTCTTCTGATACATGCTCAGGAAGCGGTCCTTCCGTCTCGCCTTCTTTGATTTCTGGATTAGTGATTTCTTGAACAGGTGAGTCATTTTCTTTTTCAACCTGTACAATCTGTTTATTGGCTTCTTCAAGATCACGGAGAATCCGCTCTTTGAAACTTAATAATTTTTCATTCTCTTGTTGGTTTTCAGTCAAATACTTGACCCCCCTTGTCATAATCCTTAATATTATATCTTAAAAGGGATAGAAAAGCAATAGGAACGAGACTTGAGGGGCTTAAATCCTATTGATCACTTACTTGATGGGACCTCCCATACCAAATCGTACCAGACCTCCCCAGCATAGTTAGAGGCCGAGCGTCCTTCGTTTACAAAGCCGTTCCTTTCATAATACTCAATCAAGTAATCATGACAAGTCAGGCTGATCCCTGCCCGTCCTTCTTCTAAGGCAAGATTCTTCATGGCTTCAAGTAGGGCTTTCCCAACTCCTAAGCCTTGGGCAGACTGAGAAATCGAAAGACTCGTAAGGGTAATAAAACCACCTGGTAGATGAGACTCATCCTTTACTTCTGTTGTAAAAGAGCGGTCATCGACATATCGCTTTTGAGTGACGGGTCCTTCTAGATAGCCTAGGATCTGGCCATCTTTTTCAGCGACCAAAAAGCTAGTAGAAAAAACGTCAATATGTTTTGCAAGCACCGTCTTATCTATTGCCTCTTCTGGACTAAAATTTTCCAGTTCTATGGCAAAAATGGCTTCTAAATCCTCAATCGTTGCGCGACGAATGTTCATTTTTCTTCCTTTCTATAGGGATAGGTGCCACATTAGGTGATAGCCCTCCACTCCTTCTTCCTTATCCCCTATCTCTAGTTGAAAATCATTCATTTCAAAATACGGAATCAACTCTTCCTGGCAGGTCACATGAATCCCTAACAAGGATTCTTGAGCTACAAGAGACTTGAGTGCGGCGAGTAGCAAGATACCAAAGCCTTGTTTTCTAAAGTCTGGAAGAATTTCCAACCACAATAATTTTAAAGAGGGATTCTCGAACTGCTCCTCCAACTGAATCAGGCAACTTCCAATCACTCGCCCTTCAAATTCCAAGACCAGGGTCCTGAACCCTTTCAGTTCTTGCAGCTTCTCTCTTTGAAAAGAAAAATTTTGGGACGTGATCTGTTCGATCTCATCCCAATCATTTTCTTTAGCAAACCGAATCCTAACGCTTGGTTGCATGGTATCTCCTTATTGAACGTTATTGGTCAAGTTCCCAAGTAAACGTTCAAATGAATATTCATAGGTCTGGATATCTCCTGCTCCCATGAAGACATAAACGGCATTGTCATGATCCAAAAGTGGAGAAACGTTTTCAGCTGTAATCACACCTGATTTCTTAATAATTTTCGCTTCTAGATCTTCAACTTTGACATCCCCATGATCCACTTCACGAGCTGATCCATAAATTTGTGCCAAGTACACCGCATCTGCCTGATTCAAAGCATCCGCAAACTCATCCAAGAGGGCAATCGTCCGAGTAAAGGTATGAGGTTGGAAGACCGCTACAATTTCCTTACTTGGGTATTTTTGACGGGCTGCATCCAAAGTGGCAATAATTTCAGTTGGATGGTGGGCAAAGTCATCAATGATGACGGTATCGTTGACAATCTTTTCTGTAAAGCGACGTTTGACCCCACTAAATGTTTTTAAGTGTTCCCGAACCAAATCAAGATCGAATCCAGCGATATAAAGCAACCCAACGACCGCTGTTGCATTCATGATATTGTGACGTCCAAAGGATGGGATTTGGAATTGACCCAAATCTTCTCCACGGAAGTGAACACTAAAGGTTGATCCCGTAGTAGACCGCAAGAGATCACTAGCTACAAAATCATTGCCTTCTTCTTCAAATCCATAGTAGTAAATCGGAGCCTTAGCTGTAATCCGACGAAGCTCAGGATCTTCACCATAGATGAACAAGGCTTTGGAGATTTGTTTGGCATAATCATTGAAGGCATTGAAAACATCTTCTAGGCCAGTAAAGTAATCAGGATGGTCAAAGTCAATATTGGTGATGATTGAATACTCTGGGTGGTAAGGCATGAAGTGACGTTCGTACTCGTCTGATTCAAAGACAAAGTACTTAGCACCTTTCGAACCACGACCAGTTCCATCCCCAATCAAATAGCTAGTATCTGTGATATTAGACAGAACGTGAGACAAAATCCCTGTAGTAGAGGTTTTCCCGTGAGCTCCTGCTACTCCCATGCTGACAAAATCACGCATAAATTCACCCAAGAATTCATGGTAGCGTTGATAGGTATAGCCTTGAGCATCTGCATAAGCAATTTCTACGTTGTTCTCAGGTTTAAAGGCATTTCCAGCGATCAAGATTTGATCTCCCGTAAGATTTTCTTCGCTGAATGGTAGGATGGTAATCCCTGCTTGCTCCAGACCTCTTTGAGTAAAGTAATATTTCTCTACATCAGATCCTTGTACAGTGTGTCCCATCTGATGGAGCATGAGAGCCAAGGCACTCATACCAGCTCCTTTTATTCCGATAAAATGAAATGTTTTTGACATAGTTTCTCCTCCCGCTAGTCCAGATTGGTCACATTGAGTTCTTGTTTAATGGGTCTCGTTGAAATGTTCTGTTGATCCTTGTTATAGATTTGACTCTTTTTCAAGAAATCATAATTGTTCTTTTTGGGTTTTACTTCTTGATGGGATTCTTGAACTGGACGTTCCTCTGCCCCTTCTAAAAGGATCAATTGCTCTTGTTTCAGTCGCTCACCATATTTAATCAATTCACCGGGATTTTCTTTTTGAAAAGGAGCTGTCGGCTTCACTTTTGGCATGAAAGAAGGGGTGAATTTTTTACGATTGGGCTTAGATGCAATATCCGCCGTCAAATACGGAGCCGTCCGCTTCTTTTTCAAATCGGCACGCGCTGCTTCACGAGCTTCTTCTGCGTAGCGATTTGCTGGGCTCTTTTTATCAACAGGCTCCTTGAAATCAGGAGTCATTGGTTGCCTTCTTGACTTAGTAGGCACTTCAAATGGTTTTTGAAGGGATTTTTGTAGATTTTTTTGATAAGGTTGCTCTGCTACCTTTCCAGTAGCAATTGGCTCCCATTCTAAATAGTTTTTATCTGTATACTCCCCAAGAATATTACTAATGAAGTCCCCATCATCATATAAATTCATATGGGGCATTTGAGTTAGCATCAATTCATCATCTGCTACTTGAGGAAACTGCTTATCCGTCATCCTATTTCTTCCTTTCGACACTTCATTAATTATAAACTATTCATTTAATTTTTCAAGTTATTCTACCGAAATACCCAAAATTTCCCGAATTTCTTCAATAGAAAGGCTGGAGCGCGTTTCGGTGCCATCTAATATGGTAGAAACTAAATGACGTTTGCTAGTCTGGAGCTCTTGAATTTTTTCTTCGATGGTCCCTCGAGTAATCATCCGGTAGACCTCAACATTCTTATCTTGTCCCATTCGATGGGCACGGCCAATGGCTTGATCTTCTACCGCAGGGTTCCACCATAGGTCAACCAAAATAACCGTGTCAGCACCTGTCAAATTCAAGCCAACTCCACCTGCCTTCAAGGAAATGAGAAAGGCATCCCCTTGACCGGAGTTAAAGGCGTTGGTCATATCTTGTCGCTCATTAGCTGGCGTAGATCCTGTGATTTTAAACGAAGTCATCTTCAGAGCATCCAACTCTTTTTCAATGATATCCAACATGCCCCTAAATTGTGAGAAGATCAACACTCGTTGGTTTCCATCTTTGATCTGCTCTAGCAATTCTCGAAGGCTATCCAGCTTCCCACTTTCTCCAGTATAGTCCTCTAAAAAGAGGGATGGAGTATCACAAATCTGACGAAGACGCATCAAACCAGATAAGATTTCCATCTTACTGCGATTGAGTTCCTCTTCAGAAGAGCTTAGAATGCGGTCTTGCATTTGCTTCAACTGGGCTAAATAGATCGTTTTTTGATCGTCAGCCAATTCATTCTTATAGGTCATCTCAATCAAATCCGGAAGCTCCTGCAAGACTTCACTTTTTTTCCGTCTCATGATAAAGGGCTTGACGTATTGAGAAATAGTCTCTGGACTCAATTGTTTAAATTCTTTTTTACCCGGAAACAAACCAGGAAGCACAATTTGGAAAATCGACCAGAGTTCCTCTACATGGTTTTCTATTGGCGTTCCTGACAAAGCAAAGGTATGAGGAACATCGAATTTCCGTAAATATTGGGCAATCTTGGTTTGGGAATTTTTCATGACCTGGGCTTCATCCAAGATGAGGTATTGGTACTGATTTTTTTCGTATTGCTCTACGTCCTGGCGGAAGGAAGCGTAACTGGTAATCGCTACCTGAGGGTTGCTTGCAATCACCTCGTCGCGACTTGCTTTGAGGCCATAGATAACCTCCACTTCCATTTGTGGAGCAAACTTTTCGAACTCCTCTTTCCAATTATAGATTAGACTAGATGGAGCTAAGATCAAAATCTTAGAATCCGCCGTCGCAACACTCGAGAGAAAGGCAATGGTCTGGAGGGTCTTTCCAAGTCCCATATCATCTGCCAAAATCCCCCCAAAGCCATAGTGATTGAGCATGGATAGCCAGCGGACTCCGACTTCCTGATAATCTCGAAGTTTAGCTGTCACTTGCAACTCACCCAAAGGAAATTGCTCTGGATGAATCAAGTCATGAGCCAAGTGACGAAACTCTTCAGAAAATTGGACATTGTCAGCTGACTCAAATAACTGGGAGAGCTGGAAGGCTGCAATGCGATTGGTTTGTAACTGACCTGTTTTTGTCTTCTTTGCACGAAGATTCAATAAAGTCTGACTGATCCGCTTGGTTTCTTCATCAAAGATTAGAACCTTTCCTGATTGACTGATATAATAGTCATTCTTCTCAACCAAGGCACTCATCACTTGCTCAACCTCAGAGGGATCAATGGAGTCAAATTCAAAACCAATCTCAAGGAGACGACCACTGGTTTGAATGGCAATCTTTGGCTTTTCAACCTGATACAGGTCTAACAACTTGTCCGAAACTTCGACCTCTCCCAGTTCTTCAAACAAAGGAAGGGTCTGATGAAAGAAGGGATAGATCTGCTTGGGAAGGAGAGGAGCTCGTTTGGTTTGAAATTGATTGGTAAAGCCAGCTGTCAAGATGGTTTCAAAAACCAAACGTTCCTTATCAAAATTACTGGAATAAGGCAGATCCTTAAGTTCTTTCTCAGAGCGAACGATGCGGTCCTCGTAGACAAAAACTAGATCCAGCAACACTTCTCCTTGCTCCGATAAATCAAAAGCAAAGTGAGGTTGAAAATCGTGAATATAGAAATTACTTGGTGCTTTCACCTCACCAATTTTCCTAAATTGCTCTAAGCTATAGGTTAATTTGGTCTGATCAGACAAATCAAATTGAACATGTCTTTTCTGATCACTGGAGAGGGGTAAACTCTGCACAGCCTCAATCAAAATCTTTTGAAGCGGTGATATTTGATAAAAATGGCCATTTGCCAAAAGAAAGCGACCTTCCACCATTTTATAGGAAGCCACTTGAACCTGTAGTTCGATAAACTCCTTCATTTCCACTACTTGGAAAGAAAACAAGCCTGAATCTTCCTGGAGTTCTTGAAAGAATACTTCCTGATAGGTAGCCAGTCCGACTTCAAGGGTAAAGGACGGTAGGTCCATCAATAATTGCACAGCTTCTTCAAAGAAACTCATTGGAAAGTAAAGATGACGACCCCCATTTGGAAAGAAGAGGGCATCATGCACCGTATCTCCCGATAACAAGCCTTCTAAGAATCGAATTAAGGCACGACTTTCAGGGTCAAATGCTGCGTAGGAAATCGGCTCGTAATAACTTTTTCCAATCGCAAAATGGGACTGTTTTCTGATGGCTTGCAAAAAAGCTACAACATCCCGCACCACATAAGATCTCTCATCCGGTCTGCGATAGATACGAAGGGTCCACAAAAACTGACCGGAATAGTCGTCTACATGACCGGTTGCTGAGAGACCAAAACGGACTTCTTTGCTTTCAATTTTTGGTAGGACTTGATCTAAAAACAAACTTCCAAAAGATACTTTTTCCTTTGTTTCTTGACTTTCTGTTGCATCTTGCTCCAAACCAAGCAAGAGTTCCTTCCCTTCTTCATCATTTTTTAAAAAGGCTTCTCCTGCGGCTAAATGCACACAGAATTTTTTCTTCTGGAAAAACTCACAACTACAAAAAATTGCTTGATCATCTAGACTATACCGGAGGGACTCATTGTCAATTCTGAAATAGAGGTACTGATTCTTCATTTCCTGTAGGGATACTTTCCCGTTTTCATAGAGAAGGATTCCTTCTGAACGGATTTTCCCAGGAATTAATTTTGCCATATTTACCACCTTATGTTTATCCCTTTATTATATCATATCCCCTCTAAAATAGAAAAAAAGACAAGGAATTGCAAAAGATTCAATGCCTGATTTTACTATCACCTACTCTACTTTTCTTTTTGAATGTAGACAAACTATTGTTTTACATAAAACAGCTAGATGATTTTCAAAAAAATGACTTTTTTTTTAGTCATTTGAGAAGATGAAAAACTTTCCGCCGTGAGAAAAGTGCTAGAAACACTGTTGTTTCTAGCACTCGGTAGTTTTGAGACCTTAGGCTCAAAACTAAGTTATGGAACTTCATAGAAGTTCGCTGACGTCCGTACTCACCTAAGGAAAGTTTTTCAGAAGACTTTATCTTCAATCAGAAAGAGGCTGGGACAAAAGTCCAGCCTCTCAATTGTCTTTGGATTGTCGAGTATGGCGCAGTGGTTGAGTGGGCTCTACTACGCTGATTTCATCAGCTTTTACAGCCCTACTCAACTGTGCGGAGGTGGGACGACGAAATCGAATTCTAACGAATTACCGATTTCTGTTCCACTCTCTTTTATTTTATTCTCTTATAACCCTCTTTTTTGAAATTTTTGATATGTTCTGAATAGTTGGCCAGTTCTCCAAACGTTTTTTTCTCATCGTTGGCTTTATTTAAGGCTTCAACATCTAAGTCTTGGTAGACGATCTTGGTATGAATCATCAGTCCACCCTCTTTCGTCCGACTCACATCTGTTGTATAGCCCGAAATTCCTTTTTTAGGTTCAACAATTTCTTTTTTAATATAATCGAACTCAGAGTCATCTTCAATATTTACATTAAAATTATCAGCCCAAAACTCTTCAGAGATCATTTGGTTGGATCTATGTCGAATCGTCACTCGAAGAAGAATGTCTTTATCTTTTTTCTCATAGGTTTCTTCTCTTTCAACACTGCAAGCTGTCAGTCCCAGAAATACTATGAATGTGACTATAAGCAGGAGTCCTTGTTTCAAAGTTTTCATAAACACCTACTTCCGTTTCCGAGCAATCAAATGAATCGGGGTCCCTTCAAAGACAAAGGCTTTCCGAATTTGATTTTCCAAGAAACGAAGATAAGAGAAGTGCATAAGCTCCTCTTCATTGACAAAGACCACAAAGGTTGGTGGCTTGGTAGCGACTTGAGTCGCATAGAAGATTTTCAGACGTTTTCCTTTATCTGTCGGTGTCGGATTAATGGCAATGGCATCCATGATGACATCGTTCAAGACAGCTGAAGGAATGCGTGTATTTTGGCTCTCACTGATTTGCTTGATCATGTCTGGTAGCTTGTGCAAGCGTTGTTTGGTCAAAGCAGAGACAAAGATGATAGGTGCATAAGAAAGGTATTGGAACTGATCTCGAATATCATCTTCCCATTGCTTCATGGTGTGGTTATCCTTTTCAAGGGTATCCCACTTATTGACCACGATAATCATCCCTTTTCCAGCTTCATGGGCAAATCCAGCAATCCGCTTATCGTACTCGCGAATTCCTTCTTCTGCGTTCAAGACCATCAAGACCACATCCGAGCGATCAATAGCCCGCATAGCCCTCATGACAGAATATTTCTCTGTATTTTCATAAACCTTACCAGATTTTCGCATTCCGGCTGTATCAATCATGGTGTATTCTTGGCCTTCCGCATCGGTAAAATGGGTGTCAATCGCATCTCG
Protein-coding sequences here:
- the der gene encoding ribosome biogenesis GTPase Der encodes the protein MALPTVAIVGRPNVGKSTLFNRIAGERISIVEDVEGVTRDRIYATAEWLNHQFSIIDTGGIDDVDAPFMEQIKHQAEIAMDEADVIVFVVSGKEGITDADEYVARMLYKTHKPVILAVNKVDNPEMRTDIYDFYALGLGEPLPVSSVHGIGTGDVLDAIVENLPTDREPENPDVIKFSLIGRPNVGKSSLINAILGEDRVIASPVAGTTRDAIDTHFTDAEGQEYTMIDTAGMRKSGKVYENTEKYSVMRAMRAIDRSDVVLMVLNAEEGIREYDKRIAGFAHEAGKGMIIVVNKWDTLEKDNHTMKQWEDDIRDQFQYLSYAPIIFVSALTKQRLHKLPDMIKQISESQNTRIPSAVLNDVIMDAIAINPTPTDKGKRLKIFYATQVATKPPTFVVFVNEEELMHFSYLRFLENQIRKAFVFEGTPIHLIARKRK